The DNA segment GCACCTTCACTCCACTGTCACCTCCCATCTGCTGCTTcagtctccactcaccctcTGGCCAACCAATACATTTACTTCCTCAATCAGTCAGGCTTCTTATCATATAAAAGCCCAGACTAAGAAATATAGATGCAAAATTGTATAACTgtatatagataaagaaaattgtgAACAAAAATTGCCATACACATATCATATACAATAAGTTAGGTACATTTCCAGCTAGCATGGATTCACAACACGGCCATACACTGTGTACTGTGTTCCAGTGTTACGATAACACTTGGCATGACTACAGATtcaataaataagacatttctGTCAATATAAATCTGCCAAACTCCTATATAACACTGCAACCATctatattataatatatatttatatatatattcatttatatatatctttatacACTAACTGCTGCTTCACGAACATGTGCTCAGTCACCTGCATCTGTGCGGAATGCAAACGGCCAAACATGCCAGCGAGCAACTTGACAAATGGAAAGACACTAGTCCATACCCTTGTCactcttcattttattatttccatCTTGAGTATGCttgcagtgtgtggtgtgtgagcaTCCCCAAGGCTGGTGTGTGCCTCTTGTAGCGTGTGGTGTGTGGAACGGTCATGCGAGTAGGACATGTTCAGTGGCAGGAATAACAGTTTTGTGAGTTTGTACACTTTATAGGACCACTGATGAGTAATCTTGTTCATAAAGCATGCATCAGCCTCTCACCTGCTGCCATCTTATTATGACACAGTTCCCAGTTAACACAGAATGTTGGGGACTTGGGCACAGGGGGGGGTGTGGGGTGCCAGCACTGGCCCCCCCACCACACTTATAACTCTCGATTGTAGTTCAGGTACAGCTTAAGGGCCAGAGGGAGTGGAAGCAGTTTGATCTTCTCCTTCATGTAAGTAGAGTATATTTCTGTAGCAGAAGCTTTCTTACAGGTGGCCccctcttccttactctccccatcctcctcattcccctctgcctcttcaccttcctcttcatcttcatctcctttcttttgtttggcaACCTTCTTCTCCTTAAAGGATTCACCACAGTTGCCGCCACAGGGGCAGTTCGGGTCATCTGGATCCAGCAAGTAGTTCATGAGACGCGGGGCAGAGTTGTCAGAATAGGCCGAGTCAGAGGAGTCATCTATGTCCATGTCACGTTCGTCTCCAAAGTCGGATTCCTCTGAGCTGGGTCCTTTTCCATTCTCTATCTCGTCACCAACTCCACTATCAAATTTTTCGCGTTTCTTACTGGCCTTGGATGGCGTGGCAGGTGTTGGGGTCAGGACTGGGATGGGGGCCGAGTGCACAACAAcagcagaggaggaagtggaggaggaggaggaggaggaggtggcagcggaggtggcagcagcagcagcagcagaagcatgGACAACAGTCTTCATACTCTTGAGGAAGGAGCTCCGAGTTGGCATCTCCACATCTTCATCCCCATCAGTGTTCTCATTATTTGATTCTGCTTCCTTTTGGGCTTCCTGGACATCCTCTGAGTGTGAACTACTGCAAATCTTCTTAGTCTTTGAATTACtggcttcctcttcatcatcttcatcctcattctcttcctctagtTCCTCATCAttactcccttcttcttcctcatcctgattcctcctgtcctctctctcccgccTCCCCTGCCCAGCCAACTCCCGTGCGAGCTCGATGAAAGTAGAGATCTGGTGGGCTGTGTGCCTCTGCTCAAAGTGAAGGTCATCCCCATCGTCGTCATCAGAAAGCATGCGGgaatcctcatcatcatctgccTCATAGAATGGTATGGTGACGTAggggccaacacacacacgcctgcggTCACGGGGTCTGGGATGCTTGGCAACAGGCTTGTTGGCAGCAGTGGAGAGATCCGGCCGCTCGATGTCTATATTAGCACGCAGTATGGCACGGATCTGCTGGCGGCAAAGATTCTGCAGGTCTGAGAACAAGTTGACGGAGGCTGTcggaaaagaaatacagaatatGAGAGGGAAATATTTCTATCATCTCTTTTGTATAATTTGCTATTCCTGGAGATGAAAAGATGGTGATTGAAGATGGTGGAATGGAACAAGCTGATTGAATGATTTAAAGATTTGATGATGCACTGAATCCAGAaatttatttaaccccttccccaacaattttttagttaaaaacgtttctttttcagactaattttttttattttagatctatatagtatttttcatgctgattatgaaaacagcttgtaattactatttttccccatttttgtggttaactttttattttgaaaatacttttgaaaacatatacgagttaactcgtcttcctataaactccaagctctcccctcacctccctcctcctcctcctcctcctcacttgtcgAGAAATATTCATTGTCTGATGAACTGGCAGTGTCATCAGAAGTATTCAAGCTATCTTCCTCAGAACTAGACATTTGGGGTGTAAAGTATTTGAAAAGGGTACAAAAAATAAGTGGTAATGTGGATGAAAACAACACCCATGTGATGATAGTGGTTGCCGGAGCAAGTCTAGTAACAGCGTCCTTGAAATCCCACCGCTCCTCCCTGTCGTCATTGCCAGGTGTACGATTTGACGAGAATACTCGTTCCACACGTAGAATGGCTTAGAAAGGCCCAGAATTGACGAGTATATATGTCTGTGGCTGGTTTTTGAAGGTCAAGTTTTAGACGAGTATACTCATCAACGACTGAAAACAGAACATTTAGAGAAAACGAATATATACGTCTGTAGCTGGTTTTTTAAGGCAAAATTTTAGACGAGTATACTCATCGACAactgaaaacggaacatttagtggcaacgagtatactcgtttctgccgaggaaggggttaaattttcacattgtaaaaataaatacaggcaacccccgcttaacgaaggttcacacaacaaagtttcactacaacgaaagtttccttttactaccatctgctcgtctAACGAACACCAGacttgctttaacgaaattttatctaggtaattttttccaagtttgaaagccccaccgtatcacgcaagccgacaggcatttgaatacaccagcacctttcatggacaacacacgcacctagttcaaaacaataacagcatcagcagcagctcatcttccctcgctcaacatgccactaAAACGCCATGCAATGTCACCTAGTATTGCTataaagaccaggaagtctcttactcttgaaatgaagctggatattattcacagacacgagagagaggcaagaaaactaatagcattgcttcccagcatggcttgactccatctactgtctaccattttcaagtcaaggctggtgagatcatatcttccttgcaagctaaaagaaccacctgaactcatgattctgcaatggataaaatggaaagccttgtggaaatgtggtacataaattatgtatgtgatacaatgatgcgccctttgtttacattccacaggttgccagctagcgtatttcccactccactctccctctcttcacaaatttaagatcatcaacattataaagttacttacatacatacattagcgtacattataatgacttagtcttaaattaaattgctttaatgtttaacttcataatttttactttcattaaacctttcactgtactataatgcactctcgctttgtttactctcaatggaagctcaagtcaggggttaaacttgttataattggttcgtttaacgaaagttcacttaacgaaggtttttttaagaacgtaaccccttcgttaagtggaggTTGCCTGTATTACCAATCAGAAGGTAGACAGTGACTCACGTAGGATGACAGTGGCCGGGGGATGGTTAGGGTCCGGCATGactaaggaggagaaagagacgggGAGAAGGGACACGATATCCCAGGTGTCGGGTCCACTACGGGTCATCTTCACCAGCTGGTCATTGATGGGCATAACCAGCACACCTCCAGGCTGCCAAAAACATGCTATATTAGTATTTCTGTGCACACCTCTTTGGTCTCATCACCCCAATGAATATAACTCCAGGAGCTGAAAATCAAGTttacagaaatagaaagaacaTTTTTTGTTACATACATGACAAACTTTAATGTAATTTGTGATGAAGAGCACATTTTCCTCACACATTTTCCTCACCTTGATGAGGGATTTCATATACTCCTCTCTACTCTCCGGACATGAGGCGCCACAGTACACACGGTCGTACAAGCGAACATCTGGAGGCAAACATGAGCAGTTGcctggaaggaagaataagcattattttttccctattttgttttttgtaggaaggaaatgacgagggaaacaaaaattacattaaaaaagGTCTACCAACATGCCCATACAAAGACAAGTGTCAGACAAAATCAGAAGCTGAGTCTTAAaacttccctcttgaaagagtaCCAGTCATAAGacagtggaaatacagaaacaggcagggagttccagaattttaCAGACAAAAAGGATGAATAATTGGGAACacaggttaactcttgcataagaaaggtggacagaataggggtgagaaacATGAGCCTAAGTATATGTACAATTTTCTATTCAAAAGAATGTATTCATCCATTTGTCCAATACTTGCTTTAATTGATGGGGCTTCCTTGATCCCCAACTATTTATATACAGAGATACCAGTAATATTAACCTTGAACAAACTGTGGTTCACAGAAGTTGAAAGCATCGATGGCAGGTGAATTCTTCTTGAAATTCTCTAGCCTCTCCAAGCTGTACTTGAGCACATCAGCATGAAGCTCCACCCCATGATTCACCCCAGTGGGACCTGTCAAGGGGAAATTAGTTTATTACAGGCTAATGCCTTCCTTGATGTAAATCATTTGATTATAACAAATTTCTTCATAGTGTGAGTGCATATTATAacctatcttttttctcttccttggcaTTAATGTATCATATGTCTTCTCACTTCTACTAAAACTACATTTTGTACAGGTTGGCAAAGATGAACAAAAACTTCCATGGCGACCCACCAACAATGAGACCAGCCATGGTGGACAAGTAGCCGGTACCAGAGCCCAGGTTCAGGAAGGAGTGGCCTGGGGCAAGCTGAAGACCTTCCATCACCTGGTAGGAGTACATTGTTCATCTTGTGTCATtacatatcatcattattaacttaTACTATAAGTATGTATAAAAGCTCACAAAATACAGCAATAATTATGGTCTGAATGAGGTCACAAATGCAGATAATAAATACggtactactaataataatgaatccAATAACAGTCATTTGAAATGCCTTCCAAAATAATGTAGACAAAAATAGAGCAAAGGGATTTCTCTACTTGTGGAGCTAAGAAACTAATAGACAACAGCCAGCCTTACTTTGGAATTCCACAAGGATTCTCAGGAGTCACCAAGGTGAGAGACTAaatatttactttaattttcaaATGTTCACATACAAGAGTTAGCATGTCACTGGGGAGTCCAGGGGAATGAAATTCACCTCTGTTACACTCAATGCAGTCCAAACTAGCCATCTAGGTGTGGCCATGGGCTTCACTGGGATTGCCCCACTATTGCCTGGTCTCCATAGATCACaggcttgccttctttctccaactctactccacctccttaccctctgtctttgtcttccttttgctGTTTCTATATAAATTAGTGTATTTTCGAAATCATTCTAACTTTTGTTCCATATCACTAGTGTGCTAAAAATCAAGGTGTTTTCTATATATGTACAAGTTTCCCTGATCCTAAATATAGCATATGAGCAGGGGAGTGCGACCTTGATGTTACTTCCACCTGACCTGACTCACCAGTCAGTCCTAACGTGTCCTCACATGCAGTCTCACTATgaacatttctcctccttcaagcTTGCCATATGGCCATCTTCACAGCCAATCTAAGGTAAATTATCACTATGTGAGTGAGTtgttaagagagaaagagagacagagagataaggACTCCAGGTTAGAAAATAGGCCGCTGAAGTGTGGAGCCCATGGCCACACCTAGATGGCTAGTTTGGACTGCATTGAGTGTAACAGAGGTGAACAGTGGAAGACTAGCCATCAAACAGGCGACTGTACCCAATCAGCCAGTTTAGATTGTGGCGAGTAAAGTGTAagctttttatgtaagagattaATAAAAATATGATTATTTGAAACAGGAAATTTTCAAGAATAAAGTAAATTGAAGTTGTAAGCAATTATCTGGTCTCCTTatcaatggaataaaaaaatataaaaaatcaagATTTAGTATTACCAATAAGACTTACCAGTATCTGTTCTTATCAGCTTCATCTTAGCATGTCTTTTCACTGACCTTTGCATATATACATGGAGCAGACAGGTGCAGGTTTCCCTTCTTCCATGCATTGTCGCGGTAGGCTTGTTCCCTGTTCTCTGCCGTGAAGTAATCCCCGCGGTCCACGGCACGGAAGACTCGCTCCAAGAGGGGGGTAACAATGTAGTTAGCAGCCTTGAGGTTATCCACAAGGTCATCGTTGTCCACTCCAGTGCTGACAGCTCCTCCCATCTTGACGTCACTCAGGGCACAGTAGAGGAAATCTGTGGCTGCCGCACTGCCTGCCTTTACCTCAGTCTGTGCTACTTGTCAGCATATGCTGCCATGCTCTGCTGCCTCACAGTCCCAAGGAAAGCCTCCTCTAGCAAAGGgctacgcacacacacccaaGTCACCATGAGATAATACTGCAGTATTGTCAATATTGCAGCTCTTCAGGGCCTCAATTCACTCAAAAATGTTCTGTAACTTCACTGCACTTGTTCCACTTCTTATTTGCATTCCACTCTGAGAGATTACAAGAAACAATGAAGTGATTAATGGTTTTGTATAatgcaagtttataaaaaaaaaaaaaaaaaaaaaaagaggcacatCAATAAATAGTAACCTGAAACAAGACACACCAATGTTGAAAAGATGCACACAAACTTTACAGCGGCATGGCGCCTAAACTACCCAGAGCTGGaagcaagcttttttttttttctggtgcgaCTCTGACTTTGCGGCTTTGCTGCAGGATCTAATGCAAATATTGCAACTGCGACTTTGCGACTTCAAAATTCTTGGTGCGGCAAAGTCGCAACTCAGTGCAGCAGGACCCATCTCTGGAAACAACAAATAGGACACCAAACATACACTGCAATCTTTGAAACATTAGTCCGTGTAGACCAGTGCACACTCCACCTACACCTCCTTATCTCCGAGACAAACCGTGACAACCTTATCTAATCAATAATACACCACACGCAGCAACAAAACACTCCTCCGTGATCTTACACGTGTCTGTCTTCCATTTCTCACAACTCCAGCTTGGATTCCTccctaaacaaacaaacaactggCTGTTCTTTGTGTCCCGGTCAGTCCTCCCTGCACGCCGCCTTCCTACTGCCTACTGCACCATACACTCAATAAACCTCTGCTTCTTTAGTGCACGGTGTATACGGCGCAGCAAAAATACACCTGCAGCCTTTGTTGTATTCCCTGAACCACGTGAACAGAGGGCAGACTTGGGCTATCTATAAAAAGCAGCCCGATACAGCGACATCCCCCTACTCCGGCCTTTGTTGTCAAGCCAGATAGCTGTGTAAACAAGTCCTTTTTATTCAAACTGCAAGAGAATCACGCCTGCAAAGTTTAACCCGAGACTAACATACCCACTGGGGAATGAAATGCAGCAGTTGTTCGTTGTTTATCACGCGTTTTTAGGgacgaaaataggaaaaatttgCTATTGCGACTCCttaccttttgttttcctccgtcAGCTGCTTGTGACGTCACGCGAGTTAAATCCCTCGTCCCCTCGCGGCGCCGACTTGCCTTTATTTAACCTTTTACCAGACAACCACTATTGCCAGGTTTAGCGCATTTCAACCTTGCCATATCCTACATAAACGGGGACTGTTTCATGGGATTTTGACTGTGGTGGCTCTGAAAGGGTATTAAGAAGACTTGGCAGGAGATGAGAGGCATAAACACAGACAGGAATGGGACACCAGCGGAAAGGCAACACAGGTCACGTGCCACACCAAAACATTCCCACGCGCGACGTTTAAACATGGACACTTCTGAATtccaccccttcccccctctcatTAAAAAGTAATAACTACTTAATGAtaatccacattttttttctttatgggtAAATCATGAGGCAGTTTTACCAGACTTgttcaatgataataatgacccTTTGTATCTATGAGATCCAACTGATTTAGTTTTGAGGTGCTGAAACTCTGTCataagaaaatatacatattttcacattttattcCATAATTATATACAACTTTTAGTTACCCATTACATAAATACTTGACAATTTATATGGAGGAAATTCATAATGTAAAACAACTTAATTGTAATGGTGTATTATTCActaaaacttagtagttttgaGATAAATCACACATTTCAGTCACTTGTTAAAAATTGAGATTATTACAAACAATTTTTATGATCATATGTCAGTGTGTTTGTAGTTAGCAAATATGAGAATCTGATATGGTATTTTACCCGTTTCCAAAGCCAATATTCCAGTTTCTCTAGTGCACTGCACTTCCAGAATTTAATAGCCACTTTATCAGCACATCATTTACCTTCATATAGGTTGAAATATATTGATGTAATAATCAATACTATACAAGAAACTTATGGTAGAGCTATGAGACACCACATTACTTTGAAATTAGTTGTATGAACCTTGACAAGCACCAGTGCACAATAGTTTATCTAGATGACAGTTGTGGTACCTTTTAGCAACTCTTAGGATGGAGGCAAATGCTAAGGCAATACTTCATGGCATATGCCTTATTAttagatataataataaaaaaaaatagatacactgTAACTAAAACAAGGCAGTGAGTGGACTGATAAAATTCACAATAATTATTTTAAAATACAGAACACGACATACAAGTAAATGACAAAACCTGATGTAGATGTTGGTTTACATACAGCAGTACACAAAAACATCATGACATGTGAGACTCTCAGTATATGCAACAATTAACTTGGACCAGATTCAATAAGGCATTTCCATGACTCCAACACTGAACACTATTATTACTAAAGCTTAAAGTGATGATGCTGACACTATTCAGACATGTAGTGCAGGCTATACAAGTGTTGACTGTGGTTATCCAGTGATAGGACATAAGAATAGAACAAATTTCAGTTGTAGTAATAtctgatgaaggagagagagcaatgaactAAAATATGGTTGACACAATGTATTGTGATTGACTAGACTGTGCTTCCCTACACATGGGGTAGGGGTATATTTAGTGCTACATACATTTCAGTACAAAAGTAAcattaaataaaatagaatgcaGGTTTACTTCTTACATTTCATATAAACATGTAAAATAAGTTCATACAAATTAAATACATTGCATAATGAACAAGttttctaaaaaaaagaaaaaaaacacaaatgaacctgtaatgagagagagagagagagagagagagagagagagagagagagagagagagagagagagagagagagagagagagagagagagagagagagagagagagatggggggaggtAAATTTACAACCACCTCAGCCTCATCCAGTTTATGAACACTTAGTAATGTGCAGTTGATATTTGATCCTCCACTGAACAAATTCACACTCTacactcttcctctcacacacacacacacacacacacacacacacacacacacacacaattattttGCTATGGTGcaactcaactttttttttatcttatagcTACTAAATATACCTTGGACAGAATAGACTAGTTGCATGTAGTAATTGAGGAGTGTCAAGCTGTAACTTCATCCATCTCTACTGCACATGTATCTCCAAAACTAACCACCATCAAGGCAAGCTGATAATAGAGCACTCCTACTTAATCTAGAGTAGTGAAATTAGCTCCAATGACCCttggaacaacaacaaaatatgtTTTTAATATATCCCTAGACCATGACACAAGAGATTCTCAAAAGGTCAATACAGCATTTATAGAAAACAacgcaaatatttttttctgctgttATTTTAAATCATTTcaaattcttctcttcctcagacTTGAAACAAGTCATGAGGGAAGGAATGTAACATTGCTGTCTGTGAGATGGACAGCTCTCCCAAAAGTagcaaaatacaaagaaaactaataacttaTTCACTTCAGATAACAAATTTCATTCTAGTATTAATATTGAGAAACAATACATATAAAATTATCTTACATAGTTATCAATCATAGTAAGGAATACAACTGAATTAGCCAGAGGTCTCCATTTCTTGAGGCTTCAGGCCCCGCAAGGAAAGATTGTACACCACTTCCTCCGTCTTTTTCAGCGAGTATTTCAATTCATCAAACTTTTTCCGCAGCTCATTCTTAGGGAACAGAAGGGAATACGCAGCATGCAGGTCACGCAGGAATTGCCTTATTTGAAATGGCCGAGAGTAGTCTCCTGTtgggtgaaacaatagtgtgaATAATACTTATCAGAATGGTTTAAGTGTTGTTCTTATTTCCTATCTGatattatctttcctttcttttttccctaatTCCCTCAAGACAAGCAAGTATCTTTTAAATGATTGataattaacttttcttttaccAAATGTTTAAGGCATCATTATATCTTCAATTCTTATTTATGCATCTCTTTCCTTGACAACAGGCACACAAAGAGCAATGCTGCTGTCAAGTAAAGTAAAACCTCACTGAGTCAGACCCCTTCAAGCTCAAGAGAAATGAGATACAGCATGAAAACCTTAATGGATATCAACAAATGATATGAccaggaaagaatgaatggataGCAGAACACAGCCTACACAGACCACATGCTGCAAGGAGGCCTACTAGACACTTTGGGGTCAAGGAATTTAAATGCAGTGTTGAGTTCAGATAAGCAGATTTTGGTTAAGTTGGATCAAGTTTCCCACTAATTACTCTGACTTAACAAGGTTTCATTGTACATTAACTCCTTGACTGTTATTTGGTAGTACAcatttccttaattactaataATCCTGAGATATCTTCACTTGTTGTAGAGCAGTAGCGCAATGAATAAGGTGGGAACGTGGGATTgagcagacgtccacacgtaggttcaaatcccaccacataccgctttgaagctatgccatttgttgaatggtttaaagttacctacaggtcaccctgatacccagattctaagtggttacaccaaagatgtgcttcgGTGGTgaaatgggccctaatatgggtaccactataaataaaactgcctgtgcCAATAATGGGTGAACCTgaacatatactcttcaagtctgccaacaggtgctataggctaatataaaaacaaaaaataaataaataaataaataaaaaatcctgATCCTTAAATAGGGTAAAATTTTTAAaatctattatttttcattcccttctttcttgtaCATGCTAATACTGACTTCATACATTACTTCTAGTGCTGTTAATTGTTTTCTATCACAGTGGAAGGATTGATTTgtagcttctctctctttcccccacaGGAGCAGGAGAGAACCTACCTGCTGTGACAGAATTGATTGCCAGTCTGGAGAGTTCATGGCTGATGCTGAGGGTGCCCTGCAGGTAGTCCTCCAGGTCCAAATGAAAACCTTGGTCCCTATGAGTACAAAGGCCCAGGGACTTGGCCACCTCCTCATGCATAGGTAGCCTGCAAGAGGAGAGAATGTAGGCCATGCCAATGAGACTTCTTCTTTCTGGATAGAGAATGGGGCAAGGTATAGCTCATTTATGTGATTGGTGGGGACAGTGATGGTGGAAAAAGCAATACATCCTCAAGAACAATATATGGAGCCTTAGCTAGACCCAAGGCAGAATATAGGATCATTCAACATCAACCAAGACAGAATTTGAATATGACATCTGTGTAGGAGTCATCATACATGTTTAAGTATGTTACTGGTGTATCATGATATCTATGTAGGTGTCATCATACATGTATATGCTACTGTTGTGTCATGACATCTATGGAAATGTTCTCATGTCAAAGGGGTTATTAATGAATTTGCATATTTCTTAACACATAGCAcctatattttcatattcaatttttctatcATACAACAAGAAAGCTTGAAagtctatgatataaaaaaataagttttCTTGAGATTTAGAAGATAATATGGTATGCAAATCAAAATATGATAACATAGAGTGGACTTTGCAAATATTAAAGAACATCAATTTCCAGCACACCTGTTCTCTTCCAGATAGGTGATGAGGCAGGTGGCGGCCACCAGGCGGTGTGTGGTGCCACGGAAGTTATGATGGTAGCGGTAAAACTCTCCTGGAGGCACCTTTTCCTGCAGAGCCTGGTAGAGGGCTGGCACCTTTGTCAGCTCCTGGTGGCACTCTGTACATATAGCATCTATAttctgaaagggaaaaaaaaaacatcagtcaTTATTGACATTTTTTGGGGATAAATATCACATTGcctttaaaaaaatatttcttataattttcCAGTCATTTTATTAAGTTCTACAAATAGagttctctcacttttttaatTGTCCTTTTGAGGGAAAATATTGTAAAATCCTCATAAAACAAACTGCTTAGGAATTCatttgtgggaaaaaaaattatatgaaaaattgccacattttcttaattttcatagAAAAAAGTGGGGAATGTTGGAGCAAACTTTTGATAAATTCACACTTTGCATCCAACAAAGACAACTGCAAGATGAAAAATTTACATAAACAAAAGCtcaaaatctagaaaaaaaaaaagtttcaaagCTTATATACTTATGACAAAGATAAGATGCATGAAATTCATCCTGACAACACCAACCTGAATGCCCTGAGTGTTGTGTATCTTCTCCAGGGTGGTGCTGATTGCATATGACGTCTTCTCCAGGTCCTTCACGGCTCCCTGCACTCCCTCCCGCAGCTCTGCCTCACGTTCCACACATGACCCGTAGGTGGAGAAGGCAGCAACAATGTCCATGTCTGCAGCACTGTGGATGGATCCCCTCATATGATGCATGCAATTGTCATATACAGACATTGAAAGGTGAATATGTATGAATATGCCTCACTATTAACATCTTCACTCCCATGACAAATTTCAatatccattctggttactatttgatgattttatacagcttcagaaacttatgtggggattaagatagtgaagactctggt comes from the Portunus trituberculatus isolate SZX2019 chromosome 25, ASM1759143v1, whole genome shotgun sequence genome and includes:
- the LOC123508999 gene encoding translin-like — encoded protein: MDIVAAFSTYGSCVEREAELREGVQGAVKDLEKTSYAISTTLEKIHNTQGIQNIDAICTECHQELTKVPALYQALQEKVPPGEFYRYHHNFRGTTHRLVAATCLITYLEENRLPMHEEVAKSLGLCTHRDQGFHLDLEDYLQGTLSISHELSRLAINSVTAGDYSRPFQIRQFLRDLHAAYSLLFPKNELRKKFDELKYSLKKTEEVVYNLSLRGLKPQEMETSG
- the LOC123508997 gene encoding protein-L-isoaspartate O-methyltransferase domain-containing protein 1-like, encoding MGGAVSTGVDNDDLVDNLKAANYIVTPLLERVFRAVDRGDYFTAENREQAYRDNAWKKGNLHLSAPCIYAKVMEGLQLAPGHSFLNLGSGTGYLSTMAGLIVGPTGVNHGVELHADVLKYSLERLENFKKNSPAIDAFNFCEPQFVQGNCSCLPPDVRLYDRVYCGASCPESREEYMKSLIKPGGVLVMPINDQLVKMTRSGPDTWDIVSLLPVSFSSLVMPDPNHPPATVILPSVNLFSDLQNLCRQQIRAILRANIDIERPDLSTAANKPVAKHPRPRDRRRVCVGPYVTIPFYEADDDEDSRMLSDDDDGDDLHFEQRHTAHQISTFIELARELAGQGRREREDRRNQDEEEEGSNDEELEEENEDEDDEEEASNSKTKKICSSSHSEDVQEAQKEAESNNENTDGDEDVEMPTRSSFLKSMKTVVHASAAAAAATSAATSSSSSSSTSSSAVVVHSAPIPVLTPTPATPSKASKKREKFDSGVGDEIENGKGPSSEESDFGDERDMDIDDSSDSAYSDNSAPRLMNYLLDPDDPNCPCGGNCGESFKEKKVAKQKKGDEDEEEGEEAEGNEEDGESKEEGATCKKASATEIYSTYMKEKIKLLPLPLALKLYLNYNREL